The genome window TTTTACCGCAAAACCGGTACGCGGGTTACGTTCGAGTACATTGTTTTTTACAATTTTAACGATTCCTTGCAGGACGCCAAGGAGCTTTGGCAGTTTACGAAGAAAGTACCTGCCAAGATTAATATTATTGAGTATAATCCTATTTCGGAGGCATCATTCAAAAATACGGACCCGCAAACACTGGATAAATTCGCCGGTTTTCTGGACGATCGGGGCGTAACAGTTAACGTTCGTCGGAGCCGCGGAAAAGACATTGATGCGGCCTGTGGGCAATTAGCCGGTAAAAATGTGCCGACGGTTGGAGTAGAACCATGATATTTGTGATTAAGGGCTTAACAATTCCTTAACATTGGACTGCTAAGTTTCCCGTACTTTTGCGGTATTATTCTGATTAATAGCCGTAACTGGCCTTCTCACAACAGATTTGCACATTTCATGTTCGGACTAGAAACCGATATTTTCATCCTTCTTTCGCTGTGCCTTTTTGCTGCCTGCGCCTTTGAATTTGTTAACGGTTTTCACGATACCGCCAATGCCGTCGCCACTGTTATTTATACCAACTCCCTGAAACCCAACGTCGCCGTTGTTTGGTCGGGTATCTGTAATTTCGTGGGTGTATTATTGGGTGGAATCGGGGTGGCGATGGGGATCGTTAATTTATTGCCCGTCGAGCTCCTTGTTGACCAAAACGTATACCATAGTATTGCGATGGTTCTGGCGTTGCTACTGAGCGCCATTATTTGGAATTTAGGAACCTGGTATTTTGGCTTGCCAAGTTCGAGTTCACACACGCTGATTGGCTCGATTCTGGGCGTCGGTCTGGCATTTTCAACCATGGCGAGCGCCAAAACCGGTGGCGGTGTAAACTGGGAAGAAGCTTCCAAAATTGGGAAAGCCCTCTTGTTATCGCCCCTGATCGGTTTCAGTTTGGCGATCATTCTGATGTATCTGCTGCGTAAACTGGTCAATAACAAAGCCCTGTTCAAAGAGCCGAAGAAAAATACCCCACCACCCGCCTGGATACGGGGTGTGTTGATTGCTACCTGTACGGGGGTTAGCTTTTTTCACGGTTCAAACGACGGACAAAAAGGAGTTGGCCTCATCATGCTGATTTTGATTGGTATTACGCCCGCTCATTTTGCGCTGAATAACAACATCGACCCAACCACAATGCGCGGTAATATAACGCAGATTTCAACGGTTGTTAACCGGATTGATACCGTTGGGTTGTCTTCCGCCGATCGGGTCCGCCTGGGCCAAACCAAAGCTGAACTGGTTAATTTACAGATGCTTCTGAATCACCCGCTGGAAGATAATACATTCAAGCGCGAAGACCGTCTGCAAATCCGCCGCGACTTGTTGTTAATCAATAACAACGTTAAAAAGCTGATTGAGAGCGAAGAAGTGAATTTAAGTACGGCTGATATCGATACCCTTACCGCTAATCTTAACGAGAAAAAAGGCTTGCGGCGGTTTACAGATTACGCACCGTTCTGGGTCATTCTGATGATTGCCCTTTCGTTGGGATTAGGAACGATGGTGGGTTGGAAACGGATCGTTGTAACAATTGGTGAAAAAATCGGCAAGCAACACCTAACCTATGCGCAGGGTGCTTCGGCTGAATTGGTTGCTGCTACCACCATTGCGCTGGCAACGTTTTACAAAGCGCCGGTCAGTACAACGCACATGCTTTCGTCGGGTATTGCGGGGAGTATGGTGGCTAGCCGAGGCATTAAAAACCTCCAGGGCGGAACCGTGCGAAATATCGCGCTGGCATGGATCATGACGCTGCCGGTATCGATTATGCTTTCGTTTACGCTATATATCTTCTTCCGCTGGCTGCTGTAAGTCAGGAAAGGTAACCCGGGGTTTCTGCAACGCCGGGTTACATCAACCACGTTAATTTTTCTTTAGGAATATCCTGCTCAATCGCTGACCGGACTTTATCCACCAAATCGTCAATCGATTCGTCCGGGCTGTACGCCAAAGGTGGTTTGATGCGCACACTCAGCACGGTGTTCTGTTTTTTTAGCCGCAATCCTTTCTTGTCAAAAGCCCGTCGGAACCCGTTGATTACAATGGGTACCACAATGGGAGCGTCTTCTTTGAGGATGTGGGCTGTGCCTTTGCGCACGGGGGCGTAAGGGCTGGTTGTGCCCTGCGGAAAGCTCACCACCCAACCGTGGTCAAGCGCCATTCCGATGCGGTTTCCCGCCGATTTATCTACCTCCCGGTTTACATCCTGCCCTTTTGATCGCCAGGAGCGTTCTACCTGAATGGCACCGCCCATC of Tellurirhabdus bombi contains these proteins:
- a CDS encoding inorganic phosphate transporter, whose product is MFGLETDIFILLSLCLFAACAFEFVNGFHDTANAVATVIYTNSLKPNVAVVWSGICNFVGVLLGGIGVAMGIVNLLPVELLVDQNVYHSIAMVLALLLSAIIWNLGTWYFGLPSSSSHTLIGSILGVGLAFSTMASAKTGGGVNWEEASKIGKALLLSPLIGFSLAIILMYLLRKLVNNKALFKEPKKNTPPPAWIRGVLIATCTGVSFFHGSNDGQKGVGLIMLILIGITPAHFALNNNIDPTTMRGNITQISTVVNRIDTVGLSSADRVRLGQTKAELVNLQMLLNHPLEDNTFKREDRLQIRRDLLLINNNVKKLIESEEVNLSTADIDTLTANLNEKKGLRRFTDYAPFWVILMIALSLGLGTMVGWKRIVVTIGEKIGKQHLTYAQGASAELVAATTIALATFYKAPVSTTHMLSSGIAGSMVASRGIKNLQGGTVRNIALAWIMTLPVSIMLSFTLYIFFRWLL